One region of Erwinia tracheiphila genomic DNA includes:
- the pbpG gene encoding D-alanyl-D-alanine endopeptidase produces MPAKIRLSFLSLAFLFSGAVFLHPASASPRQAQLATQPEIASGSAMIVDLNNNNVIYASHPDLVRPMASITKLMTVMVALDAHQPMDEMLSVDISHTPEMRGVYSRVRLNSEISRKNMMLLALMSSENRAAASLAHHYPGGYDAFIRAMNAKAHALGMTSTRYVEPTGLSIFNVSTARDLTKLLIATKRYPLIGELSTTHEQMATFRSPNYTLPFRNTNHLVYRPDWHIQLTKTGFTNQAGHCLVMRTVINQRPVALVVLDAFGKYTHFADANRLRNWLETGKISPVPPAALSYKKQKAAEMVSNDGAADVIE; encoded by the coding sequence ATGCCTGCAAAAATTCGCTTGTCGTTTCTCAGTCTGGCTTTCCTTTTCTCCGGCGCGGTTTTCCTGCATCCGGCCAGCGCCAGTCCCCGCCAGGCACAGCTCGCCACCCAGCCGGAGATTGCCTCTGGCAGCGCCATGATTGTTGATCTGAATAATAACAACGTGATCTATGCCAGCCACCCGGATCTGGTTCGGCCAATGGCCTCGATCACCAAACTGATGACGGTGATGGTTGCGCTGGATGCCCACCAGCCGATGGATGAAATGCTCAGTGTCGATATCAGCCACACGCCGGAAATGCGCGGCGTTTATTCGCGAGTGCGGCTGAACAGCGAAATCAGTCGTAAAAATATGATGTTGCTGGCGCTGATGTCGTCAGAAAACCGTGCTGCAGCCAGTCTGGCGCATCATTATCCCGGTGGCTATGACGCGTTCATTCGCGCAATGAATGCGAAAGCACATGCATTGGGCATGACCAGTACCCGCTACGTTGAGCCGACCGGGCTGTCAATTTTCAATGTTTCCACCGCACGCGATCTGACGAAGCTACTGATTGCCACCAAACGCTATCCCCTGATCGGTGAACTCAGTACCACCCATGAGCAGATGGCGACCTTCAGAAGTCCGAACTACACTCTGCCATTCCGCAACACCAATCATCTGGTGTACCGGCCTGACTGGCATATTCAGCTGACAAAAACTGGCTTTACCAATCAGGCAGGTCATTGCCTGGTGATGCGCACGGTGATTAATCAGCGCCCGGTCGCGCTGGTGGTGCTGGACGCTTTTGGGAAATATACCCATTTTGCTGACGCCAATCGTCTGCGAAACTGGCTGGAAACCGGCAAGATTTCGCCGGTCCCGCCTGCCGCACTGAGCTATAAAAAGCAGAAGGCAGCGGAAATGGTCAGTAATGACGGTGCAGCTGACGTCATTGAGTAA